From the Cucurbita pepo subsp. pepo cultivar mu-cu-16 chromosome LG05, ASM280686v2, whole genome shotgun sequence genome, one window contains:
- the LOC111794356 gene encoding aspartic proteinase nepenthesin-2-like isoform X2 yields the protein MVRTLILLHFLHLTHLCLSTDPISSNRLLTPTHRAMVLPLYLSSPNSSRFISNPRRHLRDFPNSNNRSNARMRLYDDLLLNGYYTTKLWIGTPPQQFALIVDTGSTVTYVPCSTCVECGKHQDPKFDPESSSTYQAVECNSDCNCDNDGLQCIYERKYAEMSTSSGVLGEDVISFGNQSELIPQRAVFGCENEETGDLYSQRADGIMGLGRGDLSIVDQLVDKGVINDSFSLCYGGMDIGGGAMVLGGISPPSDMIFSYSDPVRSPYYNVDLKGIHVAGKKLGLSPSVFDGRYGTVLDSGTTYAYLPEEAFGAFKDAIMNELHSLKKIDGPDPNFKDTCFSSAGSDAADLSDIFPTVDMIFDHEQKLSLAPENYLFPHSKIHGAYCLGIFGNANDQTTLLGGIVVRNTLVMYDRKHSKVGFWKTNCSELWERLHISDDNAHAPATSLDTDIAPASAPKELQIGRVTFEILLNISYPDLEPHLTELSDHIAHELNVSQSQVHLLNITVRGNVSAIQLAILPNGSSEFFSNATATTIITLINEHHMKLPPTFGSYQVIVEASLCCGGFSCYSDPYSWVVSIGSVSYLEKQTARVHCI from the exons ATGGTACGAACACTCATTCTACTCCATTTCTTGCACCTCACGCATCTCTGCCTCTCCACCGATCCCATTTCCTCCAATCGTCTCCTTACCCCTACGCATCGAGCCATGGTGTTGCCTCTCTACCTCTCTTCGCCTAATTCCTCCAGATTTATCTCGAACCCTCGCCGTCATCTCCGCGATTTCCCCAATTCCAACAATCGCTCCAATGCTCGAATGCGCCTCTACGATGACCTACTTCTAAATGG GTATTATACGACCAAGCTTTGGATCGGAACTCCACCGCAGCAATTCGCGCTTATTGTTGATACGGGGAGTACGGTTACTTATGTTCCTTGCTCCACTTGCGTAGAGTGTGGGAAGCACCAG GACCCGAAGTTTGATCCAGAATCGTCGAGCACTTACCAAGCTGTCGAATGCAACAGTGATTGCAATTGTGACAATGATGGATTGCAGTGTATCTATGAAAGGAAGTATGCTGAAATGAGTACTAGCAGTGGTGTCCTTGGTGAGGATGTTATATCCTTTGGCAATCAGAGTGAACTCATACCACAGCGTGCTGTGTTTGGGTGTGAGAATGAGGAAACGGGGGATCTTTACAGTCAACGTGCTGATGGAATTATGGGTTTGGGCCGTGGTGATCTTAGTATTGTCGACCAACTTGTTGACAAAGGTGTGATTAATGATTCTTTCTCACTATGCTATGGTGGTATGGATATTGGTGGTGGTGCTATGGTTCTTGGGGGAATCTCTCCTCCATCAGATATGATTTTTAGCTACTCAGATCCTGTGAGAAG TCCATATTACAATGTTGATTTGAAGGGGATACATGTTGCGGGTAAAAAGTTGGGTTTGAGTCCTAGTGTCTTTGATGGAAGATATGGAACTGTCTTGGATAGTGGTACAACTTATGCTTACCTACCAGAGGAAGCGTTTGGAGCTTTCAAGGATGCT ATCATGAACGAGCTTCATTCTTTGAAGAAGATTGATGGTCCTGACCCAAATTTCAAAGATACATGTTTTTCTAGTGCTGGAAG TGATGCTGCTGATTTATCAGACATATTTCCCACAGTTGACATGATATTTGATCATGAGCAAAAGTTGTCTCTAGCACCGGAAAATTACTTGTTTCCG CACTCAAAGATACATGGTGCATATTGTCTGGGAATTTTTGGGAATGCAAATGATCAAACTACTCTTCTAGGAG GAATCGTTGTCCGCAACACTTTAGTGATGTATGACAGAAAGCATTCAAAAGTTGGATTTTGGAAAACAAACTGTTCTGAGTTATGGGAAAGGCTACACATTTCAGATGATAATGCCCATGCTCCAGCTACATCGCTCGATACTGATATCGCCCCTGCATCTGCTCCAA AAGAGCTCCAGATTGGACGTGTCACATTTGAGATCTTGTTGAACATAAGCTACCCAGATCTGGAGCCTCATCTTACCGAGCTTTCGGATCATATTGCTCACGAGTTGAATGTTAGCCAGTCACAG GTCCATTTATTGAATATTACTGTGAGAGGAAATGTTTCAGCTATTCAACTGGCCATACTCCCTAATGGATCTTCAGAATTTTTCTCCAATGCGACTGCCACG ACGATTATTACCCTCATCAATGAGCATCACATGAAGCTACCTCCCACATTTGGAAGTTACCAG GTCATTGTGGAAGCGAGTTTATGCTGTGGTGGTTTTAGCTGTTATAGTGACCCTTATTCTTGGGTTGTCAGCATTGGGAGTGTGTCTTATTTGGAGAAGCAGACAGCCAGGGTTCATTGCATATAA
- the LOC111794356 gene encoding aspartic proteinase nepenthesin-2-like isoform X3 — protein sequence MCGSWYLNFYFYQDPKFDPESSSTYQAVECNSDCNCDNDGLQCIYERKYAEMSTSSGVLGEDVISFGNQSELIPQRAVFGCENEETGDLYSQRADGIMGLGRGDLSIVDQLVDKGVINDSFSLCYGGMDIGGGAMVLGGISPPSDMIFSYSDPVRSPYYNVDLKGIHVAGKKLGLSPSVFDGRYGTVLDSGTTYAYLPEEAFGAFKDAIMNELHSLKKIDGPDPNFKDTCFSSAGSDAADLSDIFPTVDMIFDHEQKLSLAPENYLFPHSKIHGAYCLGIFGNANDQTTLLGGIVVRNTLVMYDRKHSKVGFWKTNCSELWERLHISDDNAHAPATSLDTDIAPASAPKELQIGRVTFEILLNISYPDLEPHLTELSDHIAHELNVSQSQVHLLNITVRGNVSAIQLAILPNGSSEFFSNATATTIITLINEHHMKLPPTFGSYQVVQWNVEPLTKRSLWKRVYAVVVLAVIVTLILGLSALGVCLIWRSRQPGFIAYKPVNAAIPEHELQPL from the exons ATGTGCGGTAGTTGGTacttaaacttttatttctaTCAGGACCCGAAGTTTGATCCAGAATCGTCGAGCACTTACCAAGCTGTCGAATGCAACAGTGATTGCAATTGTGACAATGATGGATTGCAGTGTATCTATGAAAGGAAGTATGCTGAAATGAGTACTAGCAGTGGTGTCCTTGGTGAGGATGTTATATCCTTTGGCAATCAGAGTGAACTCATACCACAGCGTGCTGTGTTTGGGTGTGAGAATGAGGAAACGGGGGATCTTTACAGTCAACGTGCTGATGGAATTATGGGTTTGGGCCGTGGTGATCTTAGTATTGTCGACCAACTTGTTGACAAAGGTGTGATTAATGATTCTTTCTCACTATGCTATGGTGGTATGGATATTGGTGGTGGTGCTATGGTTCTTGGGGGAATCTCTCCTCCATCAGATATGATTTTTAGCTACTCAGATCCTGTGAGAAG TCCATATTACAATGTTGATTTGAAGGGGATACATGTTGCGGGTAAAAAGTTGGGTTTGAGTCCTAGTGTCTTTGATGGAAGATATGGAACTGTCTTGGATAGTGGTACAACTTATGCTTACCTACCAGAGGAAGCGTTTGGAGCTTTCAAGGATGCT ATCATGAACGAGCTTCATTCTTTGAAGAAGATTGATGGTCCTGACCCAAATTTCAAAGATACATGTTTTTCTAGTGCTGGAAG TGATGCTGCTGATTTATCAGACATATTTCCCACAGTTGACATGATATTTGATCATGAGCAAAAGTTGTCTCTAGCACCGGAAAATTACTTGTTTCCG CACTCAAAGATACATGGTGCATATTGTCTGGGAATTTTTGGGAATGCAAATGATCAAACTACTCTTCTAGGAG GAATCGTTGTCCGCAACACTTTAGTGATGTATGACAGAAAGCATTCAAAAGTTGGATTTTGGAAAACAAACTGTTCTGAGTTATGGGAAAGGCTACACATTTCAGATGATAATGCCCATGCTCCAGCTACATCGCTCGATACTGATATCGCCCCTGCATCTGCTCCAA AAGAGCTCCAGATTGGACGTGTCACATTTGAGATCTTGTTGAACATAAGCTACCCAGATCTGGAGCCTCATCTTACCGAGCTTTCGGATCATATTGCTCACGAGTTGAATGTTAGCCAGTCACAG GTCCATTTATTGAATATTACTGTGAGAGGAAATGTTTCAGCTATTCAACTGGCCATACTCCCTAATGGATCTTCAGAATTTTTCTCCAATGCGACTGCCACG ACGATTATTACCCTCATCAATGAGCATCACATGAAGCTACCTCCCACATTTGGAAGTTACCAGGTAGTTCAATGGAATGTCGAACCTCTAACGAAAAG GTCATTGTGGAAGCGAGTTTATGCTGTGGTGGTTTTAGCTGTTATAGTGACCCTTATTCTTGGGTTGTCAGCATTGGGAGTGTGTCTTATTTGGAGAAGCAGACAGCCAGGGTTCATTGCATATAAGCCTGTGAATGCAGCAATTCCAGAGCACGAACTCCAGCCCCTGTAA
- the LOC111795433 gene encoding U-box domain-containing protein 4-like — protein MGVSLLKLLLRHISSFFQLSSSDYINLQPTLKYYHKIEGVFKLLKPILDAVVDSDIASDEELIKAFEELDHSVDELRVLFENWQPLSSKVYLVLQSEALITKIGKSSLDIFQLLRSSNENLPEELSSSSLEHCVQKIKHIGREEISSVIKDAIRNQAEGIAPPSSDVLVKLADSLSLRSNQEILIEAVALEKLKESAEQAEQTGEAEDIDQMVALVTRMHERLITIKQSQSSGPVSIPTDFCCPLSLELMTDPVIVASGQTYERVFIKNWIDMGLNVCPKTRQTLVHTNLIPNYTVKALIANWCETNNVKLSDPSRSVLGSFESDTHREPLFSHSPQSARSVLGGTHRDGSSSLLSHSFSEDSLSNDAGDERGIDVSRLLLTSTEDQSAKLEENGGDLIAKPSMSPSRTNVPNSSEDEQSHSHNRKASTSSAVSNANLSRGTSGEANESPNVSTNLTGYGSDAAGESKSEPLAAASSTPNHIEPELPPRLADSRSRGNMMWLRPSERFASKITTPSANETRPDISAIEAQVRKVVEELKSSSLETLRGATAELRLLAKHNMDNRIVIAQCGAIEHLVNLLLSADSKIQENAVTALLNLSINDNNKNAIAQANAIEPLIHVLKTGSPEAKENSAATLFSLSVIEENKVKIGRSGAIGPLVELLGIGTPRGKKDAATALFNLSIFHENKARIVQAGAVRHLVELMDPAAGMVDKAVAVLANLATIPEGRSAIGQEGGIPVLVEVVELGSARGKENAAAALLQLCTTSSRHCSMVLQEGAVPPLVALSQSGTARAKEKAQALLSHFRSQRHGNSGRG, from the exons ATGGGGGTCTCATTACTTAAATTGCTTCTTAGAcatatttcatcattttttcaaCTTTCGTCTTCTGACTACATAAATTTACAACCGACTCTGAAGTACTACCATAAAATAGAAGGGgttttcaaacttttgaagCCAATACTGGATGCAGTTGTTGATTCAGATATAGCTTCTGATGAAGAACTTATTAAGGCATTTGAAGAACTTGATCATTCAGTTGATGAACTAAGGGTGCTGTTTGAAAATTGGCAACCATTGTCGAGTAAAGTATACTTG GTACTGCAAAGTGAAGCATTAATAACAAAGATTGGGAAATCTAGCTTGGATATATTCCAGCTTCTTCGGTCTTCAAACGAAAATCTTCCGGAGGAATTAAGTTCATCATCTCTTGAG CACTGCGTCCAAAAGATTAAGCATATTGGAAGGGAAGAAATATCTTCTGTTATTAAAGATGCCATAAGGAATCAAGCAGAGGGCATTGCACCCCCCAGCTCAGATGTTTTGGTGAAACTTGCCGATTCCCTGAGCTTGAGATCAAACCAGGAGATCTTAATTGAGGCTGTAGCCCTTGAAAAGTTGAAAGAGAGTGCCGAACAAGCTGAACAAACCGGAGAAGCCGAGGACATCGATCAAATGGTTGCTCTTGTAACCCGTATGCATGAACGACTTATTACGATAAAGCAATCCCAAAGTTCGGGTCCTGTATCGATACCTACTGATTTCTGCTGCCCTCTTTCTCTCGAACTAATGACAGATCCAGTTATTGTAGCATCAGGGCAGACCTATGAACGggtttttataaaaaattggatCGATATGGGGCTCAATGTTTGTCCAAAGACTAGACAGACGTTGGTTCACACGAATCTTATACCTAACTACACTGTTAAGGCTCTGATTGCAAACTGGTGTGAGACAAACAATGTGAAGTTATCTGATCCCTCAAGGTCGGTGCTCGGTAGCTTCGAGTCTGATACCCATCGAGAACCCCTTTTTTCTCATTCCCCTCAGTCAGCCCGGTCTGTACTTGGTGGAACCCATCGAGATGGAAGTTCTTCCTTGCTCTCCCACTCTTTCTCTGAGGATTCCTTGTCCAATGATGCTGGAGATGAAAGAGGGATTGATGTTAGTAGGCTATTGCTTACAAGTACGGAAGATCAATCGGccaaattggaagaaaatggtggTGATTTGATTGCTAAACCATCAATGTCACCATCTAGAACCAATGTTCCAAATTCCAGTGAGGATGAACAGTCACATAGTCATAATAGGAAGGCCTCCACCTCGAGTGCAGTCTCAAATGCTAATCTCTCTCGAGGAACCTCAGGGGAAGCCAATGAATCTCCTAACGTGTCAACAAATCTGACAGGTTATGGCAGTGATGCTGCTGGGGAGAGTAAATCAGAGCCCTTGGCTGCTGCTTCCTCAACTCCCAATCACATAGAACCAGAGCTTCCACCCAGATTAGCTGACTCAAGATCTCGAGGTAATATGATGTGGCTCCGACCATCAGAGAGGTTTGCCAGTAAAATAACTACACCATCTGCTAACGAGACAAGGCCAGATATTTCAGCTATCGAAGCACAAGTTCGGAAGGTGGTCGAGGAATTGAAGAGCAGTTCACTTGAAACTTTAAGAGGTGCTACGGCTGAATTGCGGCTACTGGCGAAACATAATATGGATAACCGGATAGTGATTGCTCAATGTGGAGCCATTGAACATTTGGTTAATTTGCTTCTCTCTGCAGACTCGAAGATCCAGGAGAATGCTGTGACTGCTCTTCTAAACTTATCCATCAatgataataacaaaaatgcCATTGCTCAGGCAAATGCAATTGAACCTTTGATTCATGTTCTTAAAACTGGGAGTCCGGAGGCAAAGGAGAACTCAGCAGCAACACTTTTTAGCCTCTCAGTGATTGAAGAGAACAAGGTGAAAATTGGAAGGTCTGGAGCAATAGGACCTCTGGTTGAATTGCTGGGTATTGGAACTCCAAGGGGAAAGAAGGATGCAGCTACAGCTTTGTTTAACTTATCAATATTCCATGAAAACAAGGCTAGAATTGTTCAAGCTGGAGCCGTGAGGCATCTTGTGGAGTTGATGGACCCAGCAGCTGGAATGGTTGACAAGGCAGTTGCTGTGTTGGCAAATCTCGCCACGATTCCCGAGGGAAGGTCTGCGATTGGTCAGGAAGGTGGAATTCCCGTTCTCGTCGAGGTCGTGGAGTTGGGTTCTGCTCGAGGAAAGGAAAATGCAGCAGCAGCATTGTTGCAGCTTTGCACAACCAGCAGTAGGCATTGCAGTATGGTGCTCCAAGAAGGAGCTGTGCCACCATTAGTGGCATTGTCCCAATCTGGTACTGCTAGAGCCAAAGAAAAG GCTCAAGCGCTTCTAAGCCATTTCAGAAGCCAGAGACATGGAAATTCAGGAAGAGGGTAA
- the LOC111794356 gene encoding aspartic proteinase nepenthesin-2-like isoform X1 yields MVRTLILLHFLHLTHLCLSTDPISSNRLLTPTHRAMVLPLYLSSPNSSRFISNPRRHLRDFPNSNNRSNARMRLYDDLLLNGYYTTKLWIGTPPQQFALIVDTGSTVTYVPCSTCVECGKHQDPKFDPESSSTYQAVECNSDCNCDNDGLQCIYERKYAEMSTSSGVLGEDVISFGNQSELIPQRAVFGCENEETGDLYSQRADGIMGLGRGDLSIVDQLVDKGVINDSFSLCYGGMDIGGGAMVLGGISPPSDMIFSYSDPVRSPYYNVDLKGIHVAGKKLGLSPSVFDGRYGTVLDSGTTYAYLPEEAFGAFKDAIMNELHSLKKIDGPDPNFKDTCFSSAGSDAADLSDIFPTVDMIFDHEQKLSLAPENYLFPHSKIHGAYCLGIFGNANDQTTLLGGIVVRNTLVMYDRKHSKVGFWKTNCSELWERLHISDDNAHAPATSLDTDIAPASAPKELQIGRVTFEILLNISYPDLEPHLTELSDHIAHELNVSQSQVHLLNITVRGNVSAIQLAILPNGSSEFFSNATATTIITLINEHHMKLPPTFGSYQVVQWNVEPLTKRSLWKRVYAVVVLAVIVTLILGLSALGVCLIWRSRQPGFIAYKPVNAAIPEHELQPL; encoded by the exons ATGGTACGAACACTCATTCTACTCCATTTCTTGCACCTCACGCATCTCTGCCTCTCCACCGATCCCATTTCCTCCAATCGTCTCCTTACCCCTACGCATCGAGCCATGGTGTTGCCTCTCTACCTCTCTTCGCCTAATTCCTCCAGATTTATCTCGAACCCTCGCCGTCATCTCCGCGATTTCCCCAATTCCAACAATCGCTCCAATGCTCGAATGCGCCTCTACGATGACCTACTTCTAAATGG GTATTATACGACCAAGCTTTGGATCGGAACTCCACCGCAGCAATTCGCGCTTATTGTTGATACGGGGAGTACGGTTACTTATGTTCCTTGCTCCACTTGCGTAGAGTGTGGGAAGCACCAG GACCCGAAGTTTGATCCAGAATCGTCGAGCACTTACCAAGCTGTCGAATGCAACAGTGATTGCAATTGTGACAATGATGGATTGCAGTGTATCTATGAAAGGAAGTATGCTGAAATGAGTACTAGCAGTGGTGTCCTTGGTGAGGATGTTATATCCTTTGGCAATCAGAGTGAACTCATACCACAGCGTGCTGTGTTTGGGTGTGAGAATGAGGAAACGGGGGATCTTTACAGTCAACGTGCTGATGGAATTATGGGTTTGGGCCGTGGTGATCTTAGTATTGTCGACCAACTTGTTGACAAAGGTGTGATTAATGATTCTTTCTCACTATGCTATGGTGGTATGGATATTGGTGGTGGTGCTATGGTTCTTGGGGGAATCTCTCCTCCATCAGATATGATTTTTAGCTACTCAGATCCTGTGAGAAG TCCATATTACAATGTTGATTTGAAGGGGATACATGTTGCGGGTAAAAAGTTGGGTTTGAGTCCTAGTGTCTTTGATGGAAGATATGGAACTGTCTTGGATAGTGGTACAACTTATGCTTACCTACCAGAGGAAGCGTTTGGAGCTTTCAAGGATGCT ATCATGAACGAGCTTCATTCTTTGAAGAAGATTGATGGTCCTGACCCAAATTTCAAAGATACATGTTTTTCTAGTGCTGGAAG TGATGCTGCTGATTTATCAGACATATTTCCCACAGTTGACATGATATTTGATCATGAGCAAAAGTTGTCTCTAGCACCGGAAAATTACTTGTTTCCG CACTCAAAGATACATGGTGCATATTGTCTGGGAATTTTTGGGAATGCAAATGATCAAACTACTCTTCTAGGAG GAATCGTTGTCCGCAACACTTTAGTGATGTATGACAGAAAGCATTCAAAAGTTGGATTTTGGAAAACAAACTGTTCTGAGTTATGGGAAAGGCTACACATTTCAGATGATAATGCCCATGCTCCAGCTACATCGCTCGATACTGATATCGCCCCTGCATCTGCTCCAA AAGAGCTCCAGATTGGACGTGTCACATTTGAGATCTTGTTGAACATAAGCTACCCAGATCTGGAGCCTCATCTTACCGAGCTTTCGGATCATATTGCTCACGAGTTGAATGTTAGCCAGTCACAG GTCCATTTATTGAATATTACTGTGAGAGGAAATGTTTCAGCTATTCAACTGGCCATACTCCCTAATGGATCTTCAGAATTTTTCTCCAATGCGACTGCCACG ACGATTATTACCCTCATCAATGAGCATCACATGAAGCTACCTCCCACATTTGGAAGTTACCAGGTAGTTCAATGGAATGTCGAACCTCTAACGAAAAG GTCATTGTGGAAGCGAGTTTATGCTGTGGTGGTTTTAGCTGTTATAGTGACCCTTATTCTTGGGTTGTCAGCATTGGGAGTGTGTCTTATTTGGAGAAGCAGACAGCCAGGGTTCATTGCATATAAGCCTGTGAATGCAGCAATTCCAGAGCACGAACTCCAGCCCCTGTAA